The segment CCATATTGGTGGCCCACGACGAACTCGACCTCCCACCTGGCGTTGCCAAGCTCAAGCTGGGCGGCGGCCACGGAGGTCACAACGGATTGCGCGACATCATTGCGCAGCTGGGAAACAACAATAATTTTTACCGTCTGCGGCTCGGCATTGGCCACCCAGGCGTCGCCAGCATGGTGTCCAACTTTGTCCTGGGTCGTGCGCCTCGCGCCGAGCAGGAAAAACTGGACGCCAGCATCGATTTTGCCCTCGGCGTGCTGCCGGATATCCTCGCCGGGGAATGGAACCGTGCGATGAAAAACCTGCACAGCCAGAAGGCCTGACTCTACTCCTCGGGGAAAACACCATGGGATTTAACTGCGGCATCGTCGGCTTGCCTAACGTCGGCAAATCCACCCTGTTCAACGCCCTGACCAAATCCGGTATTGCGGCCGAGAACTTCCCCTTCTGCACGATCGAGCCGAACACCGGTATCGTGCCGATGCCCGACCCACGTCTGGACGCGCTGGCTGCCATCGTTAAACCCCAGCGCATCCTGCCAACCACCATGGAGTTCGTCGATATCGCGGGCCTCGTGGCTGGCGCATCGAAAGGCGAAGGCCTGGGCAACAAGTTTTTGGCCAACATCCGCGAGACCGATGCTATCGCTCACGTGGTCCGCTGCTTTGAAGATGAAAACGTGATTCACGTTTCCAACAGCGTTGACCCGAAGCGTGACATCGAGATCATCGATCTTGAGCTGATCTTCGCCGACCTCGACAGCTGCGAAAAGCAACTGCAGAAAGTTGCGCGTAACGCCAAGGGCGGCGACAAGGACGCGGTGGCTCAAAAAGCACTGCTGGAACAACTGATCGCACACTTCACCTTGGCCAAGCCGGCGCGTAGCCTGATCAAGAACATGGATGCCGATGAGAAACAAATCATCAAAGGCTTCCACCTTCTGACCACCAAGCCTGTGATGTACATCGCCAACGTGGCTGAAGACGGTTTCGAAAACAACCCGTTGCTCGACGTGGTCATGGCCATTGCCGAAGAAGAAGGCGCAATCGTGGTTCCGGTCTGCAACAAGATCGAAGCTGAAATTGCCGAACTCGACGATGGCGAAGAAAAAGACATGTTCCTTGAGGCCCTGGGTCTTGAAGAGCCAGGTCTGAACCGCGTAATCCGTGCCGGTTACGAGATGCTTAACCTTCAGACCTACTTCACCGCAGGCGTTCAGGAAGTTCGCGCCTGGACCGTGAAGGTGGGTGCTACCGCTCCGCAAGCAGCTGGTGTGATTCACACCGACTTCGAAAAAGGCTTTATTCGCGCCGAAGTTATCGCGTACGACGATTTCATCAAGTATAACGGCGAAGCCGGTGCAAAAGAAGCCGGCAAATGGCGTCTGGAAGGCAAGGAATACATCGTCAAAGACGGTGACGTCCTGCACTTCCGCTTCAACGTGTAATACAGCACACGTCCAAAAAACCGCGCCCAGGCGCGGTTTTTTTTGGTCCGGTATTTAGTGCAGGTCAAACCATCCCCCGGGCAAAAGGTCTATGGTAAGTCTCAAGGCCATAAGACTGATCGGGAGTTTCAATGCTCGCCAAGGTGTTCATC is part of the Pseudomonas sp. ML2-2023-3 genome and harbors:
- the pth gene encoding aminoacyl-tRNA hydrolase, with the protein product MTAIKLIVGLGNPGTEYEQTRHNAGALFVERLASANGVNLVADRKYFGLTGRFSHQGQDVRLLIPTTYMNRSGQAVAALAGFYRIAPESILVAHDELDLPPGVAKLKLGGGHGGHNGLRDIIAQLGNNNNFYRLRLGIGHPGVASMVSNFVLGRAPRAEQEKLDASIDFALGVLPDILAGEWNRAMKNLHSQKA
- the ychF gene encoding redox-regulated ATPase YchF yields the protein MGFNCGIVGLPNVGKSTLFNALTKSGIAAENFPFCTIEPNTGIVPMPDPRLDALAAIVKPQRILPTTMEFVDIAGLVAGASKGEGLGNKFLANIRETDAIAHVVRCFEDENVIHVSNSVDPKRDIEIIDLELIFADLDSCEKQLQKVARNAKGGDKDAVAQKALLEQLIAHFTLAKPARSLIKNMDADEKQIIKGFHLLTTKPVMYIANVAEDGFENNPLLDVVMAIAEEEGAIVVPVCNKIEAEIAELDDGEEKDMFLEALGLEEPGLNRVIRAGYEMLNLQTYFTAGVQEVRAWTVKVGATAPQAAGVIHTDFEKGFIRAEVIAYDDFIKYNGEAGAKEAGKWRLEGKEYIVKDGDVLHFRFNV